CCTGGGGGTCGCCCGAGCCGGGGAAGGGCATAGCAAAGATGGCGTCGGCGTGGTCGCCGAGGTGCAGGTTCTGGAGGTCGCGCCCGTCGGCCGTGAGCCAGTGGTAGCCGGCGATCACCTCGTCGCGGCCGTCGCCGTCGAGGTCGGCCGCGAAGGGGAAGTGCCCCAGGTTGCCCACCCATGACCAGAGCGGCTGGAGGTCGGGCGAGAGCGCCCAGAGGTGGTGGTAGCGGTCCTTCAAAAGCAAGTCGCGGGCGGCGCCGCGGCCCGCCAGGTCGGCGAAGCGGATCGAGTCGGCCACGACGCGCGGGAACTCGTGCCCGTCGGGCGAGCCGAAGTAGGAGATGGACCTCTTGAGGAGCGGATGGTGCTCGGGGCGTTCGGGCGTGGGGGCGGCGTACTTGAGCTTGCCCGTCGCGCCGTCGAGCATCTGAATCTCGAAGCCGCGCACGCACACCACCTCGTTCCGCCCGTCGCCGTCAAGGTCGTTCACCTGGAACGGCAGGTCGCCGGCCAGCGGCGTCTGCGGCGTGGGCGTGCCCGATTGCCAGAGCACCTCGCCCTCCGCCGTGAGCGCCGTGAGGCAACCGACGGAGTAGTAGCCCGCGCCGCCCTCGATAGGCGCGCGCTGGGCGAGCACGATATCGGGCAGCCCGTTCCCTGTCAGGTCGCCGAATCGAATCTGCCGGCAGGTGCCGAAGCCGGGCGTAGCGATCTTCCGCACAAGCCGCATCTCTGGATACCGCCTGCCGCTGGTAGTGCGGCCTTCAGGCCGCCTCCGGGCGCTACGGGCTGAAGCCGGCACCACGCACGTGCGGCGATCCGGGCGGCCGTCCACGGCGAGCGCGCGGAAGCGGGCCGGGCAGTTGGCCAACAGCCCCACCCGCCCATCCAGGTGCCCGCCCCAGCGGGTGAGGAAGACGAGCTCGTCGTCTACCCAGAAGCTCAGATTCGTCCGATCCAGGTCCATGCGCAGCGTGATCCAGTTGCCGACGAGGTGCGGGAACATCCCCGCCATCTCCTGCTCGATATGGAACTGCTCGCCGTTGCGCGAGACGAACTTCACGCCGCCGGGGTCGAGAAGCAGAGCCATGTAGTCGAGCGCCGTGCGGAAGCGGAACACCACCCCCGCCTCCTGGGTGAGCCGCGGGCAGAGAACCTGGGCTTCGACTCCGCGGACCTTGCGCCAGAACGTGTCGTTGACGATGAGGGTGTTGTTGTGGCGGCTGTCGTGGAGTTGCTCGATGAAGCGCCCGTCGCGGTCCTCGCCCACCCGCCAGTTGCTCGACTGCCACGTCCAGTGCAGCGTCGGCTCGTGCCAGCCGGCGTAGCGCGGGTCGCTGCGGAGGCAATGGAACTCGCCCAGCGGGTCGTTCCGCCGCGGCACGTCGCCGAGGGGGAGGTTGGCCAGGGTGATCTGCATGGGCTACTGCTCTCTTCGCACTCGCTAACGAGCCAGCGCGCATTCGAGAAGGTCCACAACGGCGCGGACCAGCCGTCGGAACGTCTCGCGCCTTAGAGCGCCAAGCTCGGCGGAAAGCAGCTCCCGATTCGCCGTGAACAGCTTGCCGGGTCGTGCGTAGCTGACGACGCGCAGGGAACCAGCGGCGAGGTCGGCATCAGTGAGTGTCACAGATCGCGCATCGCCGTAGGGGTTGCTGGTGATCTGGCAGAGAACCCAATCGCCTCGTCCCGCGTCGGCAAGGACGACGGCGGGACGCAGCTTGGCCTGCGAGAGGTCAGAGAAAGGGAAAGGAACTAGGAGCCTGTCCGAGAATCCGCGTGAGGCTGCGACGCCGCCGATTCGGGCCGCACGCAAGGAGCGAGGAGGAGGCGATGCAACGGAGCGCATCGCGGACGATGAGCGACACCGCGGGCGGCCTGAAGTCGCGGCGTCCCTTCGGGTTGCGGCGTCAGCGGGCCGGCTGCCACGTTGCGGCTCCTCAGCGATGCATTCCAGGGCATCGCCTGCGTCGCCGCGCCTCGCATCCAGCCCGCTGGCGCCGGCAACGCAGCCCACGGGGATTCTTGGACAGGCTCCTAGGATGACCGACCCGGCTGAAGGTGTGACCACGCCGCGTCCTCCTCGGGGCGGTTCCAGTCCTCGGCGAGCGCCGGCTCACTGAACAGCGCCGTTTCCGACACCCGAAGCGCAGGGGCCTCCTCCAGAATGGTCACCAGCGCCCGGTGGGCACCCGTCAGGTGGATGTCCTCCAGGAGGCGGACATTTCCCTGCTCGTCCACGACGGCTTCAAGGGTCCTGGACATGCTCGCATCCTCCACGTTCATTGTCGTCGTGAGAGGCGTAGTTGTCAAGCCAATCGAGGGGGTTTGGAGGCTTTCCTTCCAACGCCGCCGCGGGTAGAATGCACGGAGAGCTTCCTACGCCTCAATCCGAAAGGGTTTCCGCAATGCTCGACCGCCGACTCGAACGCCAACTGAACTTCCTCCTCGAAGCCGACAAGCTGAAGGGCGTGGTGCGCCAGACGCTGCTGCCGAGCGCGCGCCGCCAGGAGAACAGCGCCGAGCACTCGTGGCACCTGGCCCTCATGGCCATCCTCCTCGCCGAGCACGCGCGAGACGCCGGCGTGGACCTGCTGCGCGTGGTCGAGATGGCGCTGGTGCACGATCTGGTGGAGATTGACGCGGGCGACACGTATATCTACGACGAGGCGGGCCGGCGCGACCAGGCGGCCCGCGAGGCGGCCGCGGCCGACCGCCTCTTCGCCCTCCTGCCGCCCGACCAGGGGGCCTGGGTCCGCGCGCTGTGGGAGGAGTACGAGGCGGGCGAGTCGGCCGAGGCGCGCTTCCTGGAGGCGCTCGACCGGCTTCAGCCGCTGCTGCTGAACTTCCACACCCGGGGCGCGCAGTGGCAGAGGCACGGCGTGACGGTGGACCAGGTGGTCGCCCGCAACCGCGTGATGGAGCGGGGCGCGCCCACGCTCTGGGCCTATGCCGAGCGCCTGATCCGCGAGGCGGTGGCGAGAGGGTTCCTCTGCGGCGCTCAGTCGAGCCAGGGCAGCTCGCGGCCAATCAGGCGGAAGAACTCGCCGACCTCGCCGCGGTAGAAGTCCGCCAGCATCGCCCGGGTCGCGGGGTCCATCGCCGGGTACCGGCCGGCGAATTCGCGCTGGCCGAG
The Planctomycetota bacterium genome window above contains:
- a CDS encoding HD domain-containing protein, whose protein sequence is MLDRRLERQLNFLLEADKLKGVVRQTLLPSARRQENSAEHSWHLALMAILLAEHARDAGVDLLRVVEMALVHDLVEIDAGDTYIYDEAGRRDQAAREAAAADRLFALLPPDQGAWVRALWEEYEAGESAEARFLEALDRLQPLLLNFHTRGAQWQRHGVTVDQVVARNRVMERGAPTLWAYAERLIREAVARGFLCGAQSSQGSSRPIRRKNSPTSPR
- a CDS encoding type II toxin-antitoxin system PemK/MazF family toxin; this encodes MRSVASPPPRSLRAARIGGVAASRGFSDRLLVPFPFSDLSQAKLRPAVVLADAGRGDWVLCQITSNPYGDARSVTLTDADLAAGSLRVVSYARPGKLFTANRELLSAELGALRRETFRRLVRAVVDLLECALAR